One window of Tenacibaculum maritimum NCIMB 2154 genomic DNA carries:
- the bcp gene encoding thioredoxin-dependent thiol peroxidase encodes MTTLKIGDKAPNFEAQDEKGNLVKLADYAGKKLVLFFYPKASTPGCTAEACNLRDNYHTFLAKGYAILGVSADSAKRQQNWIDKHELPFPLLADEEKVVINAFGVWGPKKFMGKEYDGIHRTTFVIDEEGKIADVIQKVKTKEHSNQILK; translated from the coding sequence ATGACGACATTAAAAATAGGAGATAAAGCACCAAATTTTGAAGCTCAGGATGAAAAAGGAAACCTTGTAAAATTAGCAGATTATGCAGGAAAGAAATTGGTATTGTTTTTTTATCCGAAGGCAAGTACGCCAGGATGTACCGCAGAAGCGTGTAACTTAAGAGATAACTATCACACTTTTTTAGCTAAAGGATATGCTATTTTAGGGGTAAGTGCAGATTCAGCAAAGCGTCAGCAAAACTGGATTGATAAGCATGAATTGCCTTTTCCTTTATTAGCGGATGAAGAAAAAGTTGTAATTAACGCTTTTGGGGTTTGGGGACCAAAAAAATTTATGGGGAAAGAGTATGATGGAATTCATAGAACCACTTTTGTAATTGATGAAGAGGGGAAGATAGCAGATGTGATACAAAAAGTAAAAACAAAAGAGCATTCGAATCAGATTTTAAAATAG
- a CDS encoding polysaccharide lyase family 8 super-sandwich domain-containing protein has product MMKKRDFILVFFVMHFCSMMYAQKSDYEKIMDNVRAGVWSATPSNLTTFDTSVDTDLSTMKTDGSWTGIDYTDTSGTLWKPFEHLKRLKKLATAYTLSGSKHYQSATLFPKIEESLKYWGSYTTKSTNWWWNEIASPKELGVVLILLRDGASKIPSAVETPLLTQMASGRTPDKEGLGANKIDIATHYVYRGVLTQDATVLKTGVDEAFLSIALTDDEEGLQHDYSFRQHGPQMAIFSYGAVFLKEELSAISLLQGTSYALQKNKLDALIQYARNTVLKIFRGKYADFSTVGRGISRKDATKGTSFVKTIEKLKTLDPTNAAEYEAAIKRLKGTQGADYMITDAHNQFWRSDYTVHSRKGYSFSVRTSSTRVKKTENGNKENLKGNYLADGGSAIRVDGDEYDNIFPVWDWNKVPGVTVPELATLTLPAQWGVLGKSTFTGGVSDGKYGATAYKQEEYNTPSKKGWFFFDDEVVCLGAEISSTATESVSSTVNQSLLKGDVIVSEKGSATMVSKGKHGKTGANWILHNKIGYVFPQGGNIMLSNQSESGTWKSINDARPNTAVNKEVFKLWIDHGTTPMNASYAYIVVPNTADASAMQSYNQSNIVIEENTGNIQAVKHTGLDMLQVIFYEAGTYNKNGITIEVDQPCIMLLKKISTTSVEVHVADPTQKVATINAFIEVSGVSNSRHLQFTMPTNSSAGSSTSLTLDVNSPVKVAPSPYTGNTSVQRANIPLKLKKDMQVYLEENTNMLVLSSINHLKKVEITGINGRVAASYDRLNVYDMNIDMSNYPKGVYIVRILDEKNQLITEKVLKI; this is encoded by the coding sequence ATGATGAAAAAAAGAGATTTTATATTGGTATTTTTTGTGATGCATTTTTGTTCTATGATGTATGCACAAAAAAGTGATTATGAAAAAATAATGGATAATGTAAGGGCAGGTGTTTGGAGTGCAACGCCTAGTAATCTTACTACGTTTGACACTAGTGTCGATACTGATTTGTCAACAATGAAAACAGATGGTTCGTGGACAGGAATAGATTATACAGATACTTCGGGTACTTTATGGAAACCGTTTGAGCATTTGAAACGGTTGAAAAAATTAGCAACTGCTTATACATTGTCAGGAAGTAAGCATTATCAAAGTGCAACTTTGTTTCCTAAAATAGAGGAAAGTTTGAAGTATTGGGGGAGTTATACTACAAAATCAACAAATTGGTGGTGGAATGAAATAGCAAGCCCTAAAGAATTGGGGGTTGTTTTGATACTTCTTAGAGATGGAGCTAGTAAGATACCTTCTGCTGTAGAAACTCCACTATTGACGCAAATGGCAAGTGGAAGAACTCCTGACAAAGAAGGTTTAGGGGCTAATAAAATAGATATCGCAACTCATTATGTCTATAGAGGAGTATTGACACAAGATGCTACCGTGTTAAAAACAGGAGTTGATGAAGCTTTTTTATCTATAGCGCTTACTGATGATGAGGAAGGGTTACAGCATGATTATTCTTTTAGACAGCATGGACCGCAAATGGCTATTTTTTCTTACGGAGCAGTATTTTTAAAAGAAGAATTATCAGCAATTAGCCTTTTGCAAGGAACAAGCTATGCTTTACAAAAGAATAAATTAGATGCGCTTATTCAATATGCAAGAAATACAGTCTTAAAAATTTTTAGAGGGAAGTATGCTGATTTTAGTACTGTTGGTAGAGGGATTAGTAGAAAGGATGCTACCAAAGGAACTTCTTTTGTAAAAACGATAGAAAAGTTAAAAACATTAGATCCTACAAATGCAGCAGAATATGAGGCTGCTATTAAAAGGTTAAAAGGAACTCAAGGGGCTGATTATATGATAACCGACGCGCATAACCAATTTTGGAGATCGGATTATACAGTGCACTCAAGAAAAGGATATAGTTTTTCTGTACGAACTTCTTCTACAAGGGTAAAGAAAACAGAAAATGGAAATAAAGAAAATTTAAAAGGAAATTATTTGGCTGATGGAGGAAGTGCTATTCGAGTAGATGGAGATGAATATGATAATATTTTTCCTGTTTGGGATTGGAATAAGGTACCAGGAGTAACAGTGCCAGAATTAGCAACGCTTACTTTACCTGCCCAATGGGGAGTGTTAGGGAAATCTACTTTTACAGGAGGGGTTTCTGATGGGAAGTATGGTGCTACGGCTTATAAGCAAGAGGAGTATAATACGCCATCAAAAAAAGGATGGTTCTTTTTTGATGATGAGGTAGTATGCTTAGGAGCAGAGATAAGTTCTACAGCAACAGAATCTGTTTCATCTACGGTGAATCAAAGTCTTTTAAAAGGAGATGTTATTGTTTCTGAAAAAGGAAGTGCCACTATGGTATCGAAAGGAAAACATGGCAAAACAGGAGCTAACTGGATTTTACATAATAAAATAGGTTATGTTTTTCCGCAAGGAGGAAATATAATGTTAAGTAACCAATCGGAATCAGGAACTTGGAAAAGCATAAATGATGCAAGACCTAACACAGCAGTTAACAAAGAGGTATTTAAGTTATGGATTGACCATGGAACAACTCCTATGAACGCAAGTTATGCATATATTGTAGTACCTAATACAGCAGATGCGTCTGCAATGCAATCATATAATCAAAGTAATATTGTAATTGAAGAGAATACAGGGAATATCCAAGCAGTTAAGCATACAGGGTTGGATATGTTACAGGTTATTTTTTATGAAGCAGGAACTTATAACAAAAATGGGATAACAATTGAGGTAGATCAACCTTGTATCATGCTATTAAAAAAGATAAGTACTACATCAGTGGAAGTGCATGTAGCAGATCCAACTCAAAAAGTAGCTACGATTAATGCTTTTATAGAAGTTTCAGGAGTAAGTAATTCTAGACATTTGCAATTTACCATGCCTACAAATTCTTCGGCAGGATCAAGCACTTCTCTAACTTTGGATGTAAATTCGCCTGTAAAAGTAGCTCCATCTCCATATACAGGAAATACTAGCGTACAAAGAGCTAATATACCTTTAAAGTTGAAGAAAGACATGCAAGTTTATTTAGAAGAGAATACGAATATGCTGGTACTTTCTTCAATAAATCACCTCAAAAAAGTCGAGATTACAGGAATAAATGGGAGAGTAGCTGCATCTTATGATAGGCTAAATGTATATGATATGAATATTGATATGTCTAACTATCCAAAAGGAGTGTATATTGTAAGGATATTGGATGAAAAGAACCAGCTAATAACAGAGAAAGTTCTTAAAATATAA
- a CDS encoding endonuclease III domain-containing protein, giving the protein MTKVEKVQFVINTLNELYPEIPIPLDHKDPYTLLVAVLLSAQCTDVRVNQITPLLFAKADNPYDMVKLTVEEIKEIIRPCGLSPMKSKGIYGLSKILIEKYNGEVPQSFEALEELPAVGHKTASVVMSQAFGVPAFPVDTHIQRLMFRWNLSNGKSVVQTEKDAKRLFPKEAWNDLHLQIIWYGREYSPARGWDLEKDIITKTIGRKSILNEYLKKNNTL; this is encoded by the coding sequence ATGACTAAAGTAGAAAAAGTCCAATTCGTAATAAATACCCTGAATGAACTCTATCCAGAAATTCCTATTCCATTAGATCATAAAGATCCATATACATTATTAGTAGCAGTTTTACTATCTGCACAATGCACTGATGTACGTGTCAATCAAATAACTCCTCTGTTATTTGCCAAAGCGGACAATCCGTACGATATGGTTAAATTAACAGTAGAAGAAATTAAAGAAATTATCAGACCCTGCGGTTTATCTCCAATGAAATCTAAAGGTATTTATGGGCTTTCAAAAATATTAATTGAAAAATACAACGGAGAAGTACCTCAAAGCTTTGAAGCTTTAGAAGAACTTCCTGCCGTAGGACATAAAACAGCAAGTGTTGTTATGAGTCAAGCTTTTGGAGTTCCTGCTTTTCCTGTTGACACTCATATTCAACGTTTAATGTTTCGTTGGAACCTGTCTAATGGGAAAAGCGTTGTACAAACAGAAAAAGATGCCAAGCGCTTATTTCCTAAAGAAGCATGGAATGACCTTCATTTGCAAATTATTTGGTATGGTAGAGAATACTCTCCTGCTCGTGGTTGGGATTTAGAAAAAGATATCATTACTAAAACTATTGGGAGAAAATCCATTCTAAACGAATACTTAAAAAAAAATAATACGCTATAA
- the hemF gene encoding oxygen-dependent coproporphyrinogen oxidase: MKDKFYAYIEELQDTITSRLETLDGVAKFKEDLWKRKEGGGGRTRVIENGAVFEKGGVNISAVYGELPEVLRKQFKVTAGNFFACGLSLVLHPKNPLVPTVHANWRYFEMYNEEGDIITQWFGGGQDLTPYYLFDEDAIHFHSICKSACDKHHLEFYPKFKETCDNYFWNSHRNEARGIGGLFFDYLKETEEFSMEDRFNFVTEIGNSFLESYVPIVEKRKDLEYTEDHRNWQEVRRGRYVEFNLVHDRGTLFGLKTNGRIESILMSLPPIVQWKYDYQPSEGSEEARLVEVLKTPRNWTVN; this comes from the coding sequence ATGAAAGATAAATTTTACGCATATATAGAAGAATTGCAAGATACAATAACTTCTAGATTAGAAACATTAGATGGAGTAGCAAAATTTAAAGAGGACCTTTGGAAAAGAAAAGAAGGAGGAGGAGGTAGAACGAGAGTGATTGAAAATGGTGCTGTTTTTGAAAAGGGAGGGGTAAATATATCAGCCGTTTATGGTGAGCTACCAGAGGTTTTAAGAAAACAATTTAAAGTAACAGCCGGCAACTTTTTTGCATGCGGATTAAGTTTGGTGCTACATCCTAAAAACCCACTTGTGCCTACCGTGCACGCTAATTGGCGTTATTTTGAAATGTATAATGAAGAAGGAGATATTATAACGCAGTGGTTTGGAGGAGGACAAGACTTAACTCCATATTATTTATTTGATGAAGATGCCATTCACTTTCATTCCATTTGTAAGTCAGCGTGCGATAAGCATCACCTAGAGTTCTATCCTAAATTCAAAGAAACATGCGATAATTATTTTTGGAATTCACACAGAAATGAAGCTAGAGGAATTGGAGGTCTATTTTTTGATTACCTTAAAGAAACAGAAGAGTTTTCAATGGAAGACCGATTTAATTTTGTAACAGAAATAGGAAACAGTTTTTTAGAGAGTTATGTACCTATCGTAGAAAAAAGAAAAGATTTAGAATATACAGAAGATCATAGAAATTGGCAAGAAGTTCGTAGAGGGCGTTACGTAGAATTTAATTTGGTACATGATAGAGGAACATTATTCGGATTAAAAACCAATGGTCGAATAGAAAGTATCTTAATGAGTTTACCGCCAATAGTACAATGGAAGTATGATTACCAACCAAGTGAAGGGTCGGAAGAAGCCAGACTAGTTGAAGTTTTAAAAACACCTAGAAACTGGACCGTTAATTAA
- a CDS encoding RNA polymerase sigma factor, with the protein MRKNLTPDSTLISNYIKGDELSLEFLIKRHQQRLYSFIYSKVQDRDITEDIFQDTFIKVIRTLKKGTYNEEGKFLPWVMRISQNLVIDFFRKNNRMPAFKNTDEFDIFSVLSDGELNAERKIIKEQVLREVRYLIEELPEEQKEVLKMRIYKDMSFNEISENTGVSINTALGRMRYALINLRKIIEKNEIILTH; encoded by the coding sequence ATGCGTAAAAATTTAACCCCAGATAGTACTTTAATTAGCAATTATATAAAAGGAGACGAATTGTCTCTTGAGTTTTTAATAAAAAGACACCAACAACGCTTGTACAGTTTTATTTACAGTAAAGTACAAGATAGAGACATTACAGAAGATATTTTTCAAGATACTTTTATAAAGGTAATACGAACTTTAAAGAAAGGAACTTATAATGAGGAAGGTAAATTTTTACCTTGGGTAATGCGTATTTCTCAAAATTTAGTCATAGATTTTTTTAGAAAAAATAACAGAATGCCTGCGTTTAAAAACACCGATGAATTTGATATTTTTTCAGTATTAAGTGATGGAGAACTAAATGCGGAAAGAAAAATAATAAAGGAGCAAGTGCTAAGAGAGGTAAGGTACCTTATAGAAGAATTACCAGAGGAGCAAAAAGAGGTGTTAAAAATGCGTATATATAAGGATATGAGTTTTAACGAAATATCTGAAAATACAGGAGTTAGCATTAACACAGCACTAGGAAGAATGCGTTATGCATTGATTAATCTGAGAAAAATTATTGAAAAAAATGAAATTATTTTAACTCATTAG
- a CDS encoding sterol desaturase family protein, whose translation MNGILNQDTLYFWSAPFFIVIILSEIYFSYKAKVKNYDFKDTSTNVYFALVNFSLDLSMKFFSFFVMGLCYNYRLINWENQGWIYWLVAFIGQDFLYYIHHYVDHHSRFFWAVHVTHHNSEYYNISTGFRSPVLQPLFRYMFFLPLAFAGIEPLHIMFAYAMNQNYGTLCHTNFIKSKLGWWGKIFVTPSHHRVHHASNVKYLDKNMGMVLIIWDKIFGTFQPEEDEIKYEKIRYGLTKPVENKGPINIIFHEWKEIFKDFFNRKKHLPFGLRLKYVFMPPGWSHDGSSQTSRELQKELKTKTASKH comes from the coding sequence ATGAATGGAATTTTAAATCAAGATACTTTATACTTTTGGAGTGCTCCTTTTTTTATAGTTATCATCTTATCCGAAATCTACTTTAGCTATAAAGCTAAAGTTAAAAATTACGATTTCAAAGATACTTCTACCAATGTTTACTTTGCTTTAGTTAATTTCAGTTTGGATTTATCTATGAAGTTTTTCTCGTTTTTTGTGATGGGATTATGTTACAATTATAGATTGATAAACTGGGAAAATCAAGGGTGGATTTATTGGCTCGTTGCATTTATTGGGCAAGACTTTTTATATTATATACATCATTATGTTGACCACCATTCTCGTTTTTTCTGGGCAGTACATGTAACTCACCACAATTCAGAGTACTATAATATTTCAACAGGGTTCAGGTCTCCCGTACTACAGCCTTTATTTCGCTATATGTTCTTTTTACCATTAGCTTTTGCAGGAATAGAACCGTTACACATTATGTTTGCCTATGCGATGAATCAAAATTACGGAACGTTATGCCATACGAACTTTATAAAAAGTAAGCTTGGTTGGTGGGGAAAAATATTTGTTACTCCTTCTCATCATAGAGTTCACCATGCCTCTAATGTTAAATATCTAGATAAAAATATGGGAATGGTATTAATTATATGGGATAAAATATTTGGTACCTTTCAACCAGAAGAAGATGAAATTAAATATGAAAAAATAAGATATGGACTTACCAAACCCGTTGAAAACAAAGGTCCTATCAATATTATTTTTCATGAATGGAAAGAAATTTTTAAAGATTTTTTCAACAGAAAAAAACACCTCCCTTTTGGACTTCGACTTAAATATGTTTTTATGCCTCCTGGATGGAGTCATGATGGTAGTAGCCAAACCAGTAGAGAATTACAAAAAGAATTGAAAACTAAAACAGCTTCTAAACATTAA
- a CDS encoding EI24 domain-containing protein: MIKNMLRGIKAYFGAATLIFKLKLWKYFRIPMLVSLITAIFIASLSYGLSDDIGSYISDFWKWEFGKETIAFISSFIGGLVVFFIGLILYKHIVMALSAPFMSPVSEKIEVYLRGEKHKHRNTSFQEQLIRGGRISVRNLVRELVITIPILLLGLIPVVGVFATIALFLIQAYYAGFGNMDYTLERHFKYKESINFVRKNKGLAIGNGIVFILFLLIPFIGVILVLPLSVTAATVETIKRIELEENYR; this comes from the coding sequence ATGATTAAAAATATGCTAAGAGGAATTAAAGCCTATTTTGGGGCAGCAACTTTAATTTTTAAATTGAAGTTATGGAAATATTTTAGAATACCAATGTTGGTTAGTTTAATAACTGCCATTTTTATAGCTTCTCTATCCTATGGATTGTCAGATGATATTGGTAGTTATATAAGTGACTTTTGGAAATGGGAGTTTGGAAAGGAAACAATAGCCTTTATAAGTTCTTTTATAGGGGGGCTAGTTGTTTTTTTTATAGGACTTATTTTGTATAAGCATATTGTAATGGCGTTGTCAGCTCCATTTATGAGTCCCGTTTCTGAAAAGATAGAAGTATATCTTAGAGGAGAAAAACATAAACATAGAAATACCTCTTTTCAAGAGCAATTAATAAGAGGAGGTAGAATTAGCGTAAGGAATCTAGTGAGAGAATTGGTAATAACGATTCCTATTTTGTTATTAGGATTGATCCCTGTAGTTGGAGTTTTTGCTACAATAGCATTATTTCTGATCCAAGCTTATTATGCTGGTTTTGGAAATATGGATTACACATTAGAAAGGCATTTTAAATATAAAGAAAGTATTAATTTTGTAAGGAAAAACAAAGGACTAGCTATAGGAAATGGAATCGTATTTATATTATTTTTATTGATTCCGTTTATAGGAGTGATTTTAGTGCTACCACTATCTGTAACAGCGGCAACTGTTGAAACAATAAAGAGAATAGAATTAGAAGAAAATTATAGGTAA
- the uvrA gene encoding excinuclease ABC subunit UvrA — protein MKADISTINPKENIIIKGAKLHNLKNIDVVIPRNQLVVITGLSGSGKSSLAFDTLYAEGQRRYVESLSSYARQFLGKLHKPKVDYIKGIAPAIAIEQKVNATNPRSTVGTSTEIYDYIKLLYARIGKTFSPKSGNEVKKHTVTDVVNFIKTFDERTKLLLLAPITIHKNRDIKTLLQVLTQQGYARIKYGEEILRIEDFSPENYKGTPLYLVIDRIITKDNEDFYNRLADAVQTAFFEGKGICCIEHLPDHKTTSFSNKFELDGMTFLEPNTHLFSFNNPYGACATCEGYGNVVGIDEDLVIPNTGLSIYEGAIFPFKTDSFKEYKENLINNAFNFDIPIHKPWFELTNQQKKLVWNGTKAFHGIHHLFKKLEEKSYKIQNRVMLSRYRGKTTCSVCNGKRLRQEANYVKVYGKTISDLVTLPLNELTTFFKNITLNTYENQIAKRLLSEINNRLQFLINVGLSYLTLNRTSNTLSGGESQRINLATSLGSSLVGSMYILDEPSIGLHPKDTTQLINVLKHLRDLGNTVIVVEHDEEIMREADYIIDIGPKAGSYGGNVVAEGTFDEILASDSLTAQYLASTLKIETPKSRRISKNSIQIIGAREHNLKNIDVTFPLNSLTVITGVSGSGKSTLVKEILYPIMQKKLIGYGNKIGQYSAVKGSFEMLKHVEFIDQNPIGRSSRSNPVTYIKAYDDIRSLFSIQKLSKIRNYKPKHFSFNVEGGRCEVCKGEGEVTIEMQFMADVHLQCDACNGKRFKKEILEVKFDGKSIDDILNLTIDDAIHFFENNEISKIATKLKPLQDVGLGYVQLGQSSSTLSGGEAQRIKLASFLVKGTTKDKALFIFDEPTTGLHFHDIKKLLDSFNALIDRGHSIIVIEHNIELIKSADYLIDLGLEGGKNGGNLIFSGTPEELVKCKASYTATYLKDKL, from the coding sequence ATGAAAGCAGATATTTCTACAATTAACCCTAAAGAAAATATTATTATTAAGGGAGCTAAACTCCATAACTTAAAAAATATTGATGTTGTTATTCCTCGTAATCAACTTGTTGTTATTACAGGTCTTTCTGGCTCTGGTAAGTCTTCATTAGCTTTTGATACTTTATATGCAGAAGGACAAAGGAGGTATGTAGAAAGTTTATCATCTTATGCACGCCAATTTTTAGGTAAGCTCCACAAACCAAAAGTAGATTATATCAAAGGTATTGCTCCTGCTATTGCCATTGAGCAAAAGGTAAATGCTACCAATCCTCGTTCTACCGTTGGTACTTCTACTGAAATTTACGATTATATCAAACTGCTATATGCTCGTATTGGTAAAACATTTTCTCCAAAATCTGGGAATGAGGTTAAAAAACATACAGTTACTGATGTTGTCAACTTTATAAAAACATTTGATGAAAGAACAAAATTATTATTACTCGCTCCTATTACTATCCATAAAAATAGAGATATCAAAACTCTTTTACAAGTTTTAACACAGCAAGGATATGCAAGAATAAAGTACGGCGAAGAGATTCTTAGAATCGAAGATTTTTCTCCAGAAAACTATAAAGGTACTCCTCTTTATTTAGTTATTGATAGAATTATTACAAAGGATAACGAAGATTTTTATAATCGTTTAGCAGATGCTGTACAAACAGCATTCTTTGAAGGGAAAGGAATTTGCTGTATTGAGCATTTGCCTGATCATAAAACCACTTCTTTTAGCAACAAATTTGAATTGGATGGCATGACTTTTTTAGAACCTAATACTCACTTGTTTAGCTTTAATAACCCTTATGGAGCTTGTGCTACTTGCGAAGGTTATGGGAATGTCGTTGGAATTGATGAAGACTTAGTTATTCCTAATACTGGCTTATCAATATACGAAGGGGCTATATTTCCTTTTAAAACCGATAGCTTTAAAGAGTACAAAGAAAACTTAATAAATAATGCTTTCAATTTTGATATTCCTATTCATAAGCCTTGGTTTGAATTAACCAACCAACAAAAAAAGCTTGTTTGGAATGGTACCAAAGCTTTTCATGGAATTCATCACCTTTTTAAAAAGTTAGAAGAAAAAAGCTATAAGATTCAAAATAGAGTCATGCTCTCTCGATATCGAGGCAAAACAACCTGTTCTGTTTGTAATGGAAAGCGATTGCGACAAGAAGCTAATTATGTAAAGGTGTATGGAAAAACAATTTCCGACTTGGTAACACTCCCTTTAAATGAATTAACTACTTTTTTTAAAAACATTACTTTAAATACTTATGAAAACCAAATTGCGAAACGATTGCTTTCAGAAATTAACAATCGATTGCAGTTTTTAATCAATGTTGGGCTAAGTTATTTAACCTTAAATAGAACATCTAATACCTTATCAGGAGGAGAAAGCCAACGGATTAATCTTGCTACTTCTCTAGGAAGCTCTCTAGTTGGTTCTATGTATATTTTAGATGAACCTAGTATTGGACTACACCCTAAAGATACTACTCAATTAATTAATGTTTTAAAACATTTACGTGATTTAGGGAATACAGTAATCGTGGTTGAACATGATGAGGAAATTATGAGAGAAGCTGATTATATTATTGATATTGGACCTAAAGCGGGCTCCTATGGAGGAAATGTCGTTGCTGAAGGTACTTTTGACGAAATTTTAGCTTCTGATTCCTTAACTGCACAATATTTAGCTTCTACTTTGAAAATTGAAACGCCTAAAAGTCGTAGAATTTCTAAAAACAGTATTCAAATTATCGGAGCCAGAGAACATAATTTAAAAAATATTGATGTCACTTTTCCTCTAAATAGCTTAACTGTTATTACAGGAGTTTCTGGTAGTGGAAAAAGCACCTTGGTTAAAGAAATTTTATACCCAATCATGCAAAAGAAATTGATTGGCTACGGTAATAAAATAGGACAATATAGTGCGGTAAAAGGAAGTTTTGAAATGCTCAAACATGTTGAGTTTATCGATCAAAATCCTATTGGTCGCTCTTCTAGATCAAATCCTGTAACCTACATTAAAGCTTATGATGATATCCGTTCACTATTTTCTATACAAAAACTATCTAAAATAAGGAATTACAAGCCAAAGCATTTTTCTTTTAATGTAGAAGGAGGGAGATGCGAAGTTTGCAAAGGTGAAGGAGAAGTTACTATTGAAATGCAATTTATGGCTGATGTTCATTTACAATGTGATGCTTGTAATGGAAAACGCTTTAAGAAAGAAATACTAGAGGTCAAATTTGACGGTAAATCTATTGACGATATTTTAAATTTAACCATTGATGATGCCATCCATTTTTTTGAAAATAACGAGATCTCTAAAATTGCTACGAAACTAAAACCTTTACAAGATGTAGGATTAGGTTACGTACAATTAGGGCAATCTTCTTCTACACTCTCAGGCGGAGAAGCACAACGTATTAAATTGGCTTCCTTTTTAGTAAAAGGAACTACAAAAGATAAGGCGTTATTTATTTTTGATGAACCTACAACAGGACTACATTTTCATGATATCAAAAAGCTTTTAGACTCTTTTAATGCGTTGATTGATAGAGGACATTCCATTATAGTTATTGAGCATAATATTGAACTCATTAAATCTGCTGACTATCTCATTGATCTCGGGTTAGAAGGCGGTAAAAATGGAGGCAATCTTATTTTTAGCGGAACTCCAGAAGAATTGGTTAAATGCAAAGCATCTTATACAGCAACCTATTTAAAAGACAAATTATAA
- a CDS encoding alpha/beta hydrolase has protein sequence MLHHIVRAPKKTSENPPLLVLLHGYGSNEQDLFSFAEELPEELLIVSAQAPYDMGGFGGYAWYAINFDDQNGKFSDLEQAKTSVHKIASFIDTLIAKYQTNSSNTFVLGFSQGAILSYALSFLYPNKVQHVIALSGYINEDLLPKEIPTGIKTDYYISHGTVDQVLPIEWARKAPKILSEYQLHNDYSEYPVGHGVAPQNFYSFKKWIENRL, from the coding sequence ATGCTACATCATATTGTAAGAGCTCCTAAAAAAACGAGTGAAAACCCACCTTTATTAGTTTTGCTACATGGCTATGGAAGTAATGAACAAGACTTATTTTCTTTTGCAGAAGAATTGCCTGAAGAATTATTAATTGTTAGCGCACAAGCCCCATATGACATGGGCGGATTTGGTGGTTATGCTTGGTATGCTATTAATTTTGACGATCAGAATGGTAAATTTTCTGATTTAGAACAGGCCAAAACCTCTGTCCACAAAATTGCTTCATTTATTGATACGCTAATAGCTAAATATCAAACTAACAGCTCCAATACATTTGTACTAGGCTTTAGCCAAGGAGCTATTTTAAGCTATGCCTTAAGTTTTTTGTATCCTAATAAAGTACAGCATGTAATTGCTTTGAGTGGCTATATTAATGAAGATTTATTACCTAAGGAAATTCCTACGGGAATTAAAACGGATTACTATATTTCTCATGGAACCGTTGACCAGGTTTTACCTATTGAGTGGGCTAGAAAAGCTCCTAAAATTCTAAGCGAATACCAATTGCATAATGATTATTCAGAATATCCTGTCGGACATGGAGTAGCACCTCAAAATTTTTATAGTTTTAAAAAATGGATTGAAAACCGCTTGTAA